One segment of Trypanosoma brucei brucei TREU927 chromosome 8, complete sequence DNA contains the following:
- a CDS encoding endosomal integral membrane protein, putative: MAMLLNNLYGHLVSLTVWLIAVCGSVDCLLPSINPHAFARNEVVPIEVNVLTSLRTHLPYDYYKALPTCRPKEPISKKSNNIGGSLMGDRIKTSPYENIRLLSNVSCSVVCEKGVDKDKQTRFLKKAIEKNYRINLLMDGLPLAEASGNNNFVMGVPLGFMRDGRSYVNNHIHFTISYTPDNVKQNGGEEKYRILTFVAEASSVAHKSEAPCAQPLDGHLASNIAPLPADTDRIIWSYGVSWIESKEKWSTRWDIYLSVHKEKNHWYSIMNSTLLVIFLTIVIAVLLVRIVRRDLGKLADVDIDETEYLDDIGWKLLCRDVFRPPPNGWLLACFTGAGVQLLGMSFTVVVFATMGFFSPQNRGSLFTALLVCFALLGVTGGYVSARLLKLWNRTKWMYVFLTGTIVPASSFAIFFVVNLLVWSQSSSAAVPFSSVVLVVCIWFFVSLPLVYFGAVLGFKQGTISVPSNYNQIPRHIPAQPWYSSTLAVLSAGVPPFAAVFFETYFILGAIWLNRFYYIFGFLFLVGVLFVIITAETAIVFIYYSLCAEDHRWWWKSFFIGSSSGLYLFLYTLYYATEGSVKIEGMVPTVLYVGYMGLLSFLFSVAAGSVGFLACFLFVRWIYRYGKAD, encoded by the coding sequence ATGGCGATGCTTCTCAACAATCTATATGGACATCTTGTTAGCTTAACCGTTTGGTTGATTGCCGTTTGTGGAAGTGTTGATTGTCTTTTACCAAGCATCAACCCTCATGCATTTGCGCGGAATGAGGTGGTACCGATTGAGGTTAATGTTCTGACGTCACTCAGAACCCACTTACCGTATGACTACTACAAAGCCCTTCCGACATGCCGCCCAAAGGAACCTATCTCAAAGAAATCAAACAATATTGGAGGTTCCCTTATGGGCGATCGGATTAAGACATCTCCTTATGAAAACATCCGTTTGCTCAGCAACGTCAGCTGCAGCGTTGTCTGTGAAAAAGGGGTGGACAAAGATAAGCAGACGAGGTTCCTTAAGAAGGCCATTGAGAAAAATTACCGTATTAACCTTCTCATGGACGGTCTTCCTCTTGCCGAGGCGAGTGGGAACAATAATTTTGTAATGGGAGTTCCACTCGGTTTTATGCGCGATGGGAGAAGTTACGTTAACAACCACATACATTTTACTATCAGTTATACGCCAGACAACGTTAAACAAAATGGAGGCGAAGAAAAGTACCGTATTTTGACATTTGTTGCTGAGGCTTCTTCTGTAGCGCACAAATCTGAAGCGCCTTGTGCACAACCGCTCGACGGTCACCTTGCATCTAACATAGCGCCACTCCCAGCGGATACCGACCGGATCATATGGAGCTATGGCGTTTCGTGGATCgagagtaaagaaaaatggtCTACTAGGTGGGATATTTATTTAAGTGTtcacaaggaaaaaaaccaCTGGTACTCCATTATGAACTCTACTTTACTCGTCATCTTTCTCACAATCGTTATTGCTGTCTTGCTGGTCCGTATCGTTCGCCGCGACCTGGGCAAGTTAGCCGATGTGGACATAGATGAAACGGAATATTTAGATGACATAGGCTGGAAGTTACTGTGTCGCGATGTTTTTCGGCCGCCACCCAATGGGTGGCTTCTTGCGTGCTTTACCGGCGCTGGTGTACAACTATTAGGTATGTCGTTCACCGTCGTCGTGTTTGCCACCATGGGCTTTTTCTCCCCACAAAACCGCGGCAGCCTTTTCACAGCACTCCTCGTTTGCTTTGCTCTCCTTGGTGTTACTGGTGGGTATGTTTCAGCGCGTCTGCTGAAACTATGGAATAGAACAAAGTggatgtatgtttttcttACCGGGACCATTGTACCGGCGTCATCATTTGCCATATTTTTTGTGGTAAACCTACTCGTTTGGTCTCAGTCGAGTAGTGCCGCCGTTCCGTTTTCTTCAGTTGTTTTGGTGGTATGTATCTGGTTCTTTGTCAGTCTCCCACTAGTGTACTTCGGTGCTGTGTTGGGATTCAAACAGGGAACCATATCCGTTCCATCAAATTACAACCAGATTCCGCGCCACATACCCGCCCAGCCTTGGTATTCGTCAACACTGGCAGTTTTATCAGCAGGCGTCCCGCCTTTTGCTGCCGTTTTTTTCGAgacttattttattttgggtGCAATCTGGCTGAACAGATTTTACTATATTTTCGGCTTCCTCTTCCTAGTTGGCGTTCTATTTGTCATTATTACCGCAGAGACCGCGATAGTTTTTATTTACTATTCTCTTTGTGCAGAGGATCACCGTTGGTGGTGGAAGTCGTTTTTCATTGGATCAAGCTCAGGGTTGTACCTGTTCCTCTACACTCTCTACTACGCCACGGAGGGAAGTGTGAAAATAGAGGGCATGGTTCCCACAGTTTTGTATGTCGGTTATATGGGTTTACTaagttttctcttttcggTAGCAGCTGGATCTGTAGGCTTCTTGgcctgttttttgtttgttcgatGGATATATCGTTATGGAAAGGCCGACTAA
- a CDS encoding tryparedoxin peroxidase has translation MLRRFSMLPLSGGIARRSFFRTAPLFNLDYQAYRTATVREAAPEFAGKAVVDGKIKDISMNDYKGKYIVLFFYPLDFTFVCPTEIVSFSDSHAEFEKLNTQVIAVSCDSHFSHLAWVETPRKKGGLGEMKIPLLSDFTKEISRDYGVLVEEQGLSLRALFVIDDKGILRHVTINDLPVGRNVDEVLRVVQAFQYADKTGDVIPCNWKPGKETMKVEAAKEYFEKNL, from the coding sequence atgcttCGCCGTTTCTCCATGTTGCCATTATCTGGTGGCATTGCCCGCCGCTCCTTCTTCCGGACGGCACCACTGTTTAACCTCGACTATCAGGCATACCGAACAGCTACTGTACGCGAAGCAGCGCCTGAGTTCGCTGGAAAGGCTGTGGTGGACGGAAAGATCAAGGACATCAGCATGAACGACTACAAGGGAAAATATattgttctctttttctacCCTCTTGACTTCACGTTTGTCTGCCCAACGGAAATTGTTTCCTTCTCAGATTCTCACGCTGAGTTTGAAAAACTGAACACGCAAGTCATAGCCGTGTCCTGTGACAGTCACTTTTCACATCTCGCGTGGGTTGAAACTCCCCGAAAAAAGGGGGGTCTGGGAGAAATGAAGATTCCCTTGCTATCCGACTTCACAAAGGAGATATCTCGGGACTATGGGGTGTTGGTCGAAGAACAGGGACTTTCACTGCGCGCTTTGTTCGTCATTGATGACAAAGGGATTCTTCGCCATGTGACCATCAACGATTTGCCCGTCGGTCGGAATGTTGACGAGGTGCTCCGCGTCGTGCAAGCGTTCCAATACGCCGATAAGACTGGCGACGTTATTCCTTGCAACTGGAAGCCAGGGAAGGAGACGATGAAGGTGGAAGCAGCGAAGGAATACTTTGAGAAGAATCTATAG
- a CDS encoding cyclophilin type peptidyl-prolyl cis-trans isomerase, putative, with translation MLKSPQNFRKCGLLFVSTFDFLYACNLFPPVLFSSGKESMPKVSVPPKTERHGKIEAPETNNPKVFFDVSINEKAAGRIVMELYADTVPRTAENFRALCTGEKGRGKSGKPLHYKGCIFHRVIPGFMLQGGDITRGNGTGGESIYGTTFRDESFAGKAGKHTGLGCLSMANAGPNTNGSQFFICTANTPWLNGKHVVFGRVTEGIDVVKSIERLGSDSGKTRGRIIIANCGELQTQKEGAAKKEKVKAKEGNNAGKLSTIVEGTGGAKRPREDVEDLEERKKRIREKRERIAKLRAQAEEK, from the coding sequence ATGCTAAAGAGCCCGCAAAATTTTCGGAAGTGTGGTCTGTTATTTGTGTCAACGTTTGATTTTTTGTATGCGTGTAACCTCTTTCCCcccgttttattttcttcaggtAAGGAGTCAATGCCCAAGGTAAGCGTCCCACCTAAGACGGAGCGCCACGGGAAGATCGAGGCGCCAGAGACTAATAATCCCAAAGTCTTCTTTGATGTGTCTATAAATGAGAAAGCAGCGGGACGGATTGTTATGGAATTGTACGCGGACACTGTGCCGAGGACAGCGGAGAATTTCCGTGCACTATGCACGGGCGAGAAGGGTCGTGGGAAGAGTGGAAAGCCGCTGCATTACAAGGGGTGCATTTTCCACCGAGTTATACCAGGTTTCATGCTACAAGGGGGTGACATCACACGTGGAAATGGCACCGGTGGAGAGTCCATATACGGCACAACGTTTCGTGACGAGAGTTTTGCCGGAAAAGCCGGAAAGCATACCGGACTCGGTTGCCTGTCCATGGCTAACGCGGGACCCAACACCAACGGTTCGCAGTTTTTCATCTGTACAGCCAACACACCGTGGTTGAACGGAAAGCACGTTGTGTTTGGTCGTGTTACTGAGGGAATTGACGTGGTGAAGAGCATTGAACGGTTGGGTTCCGATTCGGGGAAAACGCGCGGTCGAATCATCATCGCGAATTGTGGTGAGCTGCAGACGCAGAAGGAAGGTGCAgccaaaaaggagaaggttaaggcgaaggaaggaaacaatgcAGGGAAGCTGTCCACCATTGTCGAAGGGACCGGTGGAGCAAAGCGTCCACGTGAAGATGTGGAGGATTTGGAAGAACGGAAGAAACGCATCCGAGAGAAGAGGGAGAGGATAGCGAAACTCCGCGCCCAGGCGGAAGAGAAATAA
- a CDS encoding arginase, putative — translation MFSKFLMNVKGVTPRGSDWANRLGPVALFGYGAGMPRRAPLLDFFLQSPRDCDHYAELTIHDKGPIECPPETVMFMPVLNCGQMLDEAAGTETPTSDEWYLGSLEASTELLEKGYVPVSVGGDGSATLSMVEAYKRLFPSDDIVIVHFSARPSVSDPRSPLRVLLDKGLLKGVVSVGNRQVSSEDRKVRKLHKMFYMDMHAIYSKGLFCIRDIRNDYPVFISIDASVLDPAFAPAVDSPVAGGLSTRDLLHIMNGIRGPKVVGIDVYGYNPDLDVYRKDNVGLTAIALSKIIKEGILKAYSISTHTEEEGMERVKMLQRQGTVSENPYPDH, via the coding sequence ATGTTCTCCAAGTTCCTGATGAACGTTAAGGGTGTGACGCCCCGTGGGAGCGATTGGGCCAATCGACTCGGTCCTGTGGCTCTCTTTGGTTACGGGGCAGGCATGCCACGGCGGGCTCCACTCCTagacttttttcttcaatcACCACGCGACTGTGACCATTACGCGGAGTTAACTATTCATGATAAGGGCCCAATTGAGTGCCCTCCTGAAACTGTTATGTTTATGCCCGTTTTAAATTGTGGTCAAATGTTGGATGAAGCAGCGGGAACAGAGACTCCCACAAGCGACGAGTGGTACCTGGGATCACTCGAGGCGTCAACGGAGCTGTTAGAAAAGGGCTATGTTCCGGTCAGCGTGGGCGGGGATGGCTCAGCGACGCTTTCAATGGTTGAGGCGTACAAGCGACTGTTCCCATCTGACGACATTGTTATTGTTCACTTTTCGGCACGTCCATCTGTGAGCGACCCACGGTCGCCGCTGAGAGTGCTTTTGGATAAGGGGTTGCTAAAGGGCGTTGTTAGCGTGGGTAACCGTCAAGTGTCATCGGAGGACAGGAAGGTTCGGAAGCTTCATAAGATGTTTTACATGGATATGCACGCCATATACTCCAAGGGACTTTTTTGCATACGTGATATCAGGAATGACTACCCCGTTTTCATAAGCATTGATGCCAGCGTGTTAGACCCCGCGTTTGCCCCCGCCGTTGACAGCCCCGTTGCTGGAGGGCTCTCGACACGCGATTTGCTTCACATAATGAACGGCATCCGTGGACCCAAGGTGGTAGGAATTGACGTTTACGGCTACAACCCCGACCTTGATGTGTACAGGAAGGACAATGTCGGCCTTACCGCAATTGCGTTAtcgaaaataataaaagagggaATACTTAAGGCATACAGCATATCGACTCACacggaggaagaggggatGGAACGGGTTAAGATGCTACAGCGTCAGGGGACCGTCTCTGAAAATCCGTACCCCGATCATTGA
- a CDS encoding mannose-1-phosphate guanyltransferase, putative, which produces MRAVILVGGYGTRLRPLTLTTPKPLVPFCNKSITLRQLEALRDVGVTQVVLAVAYRSEVMAEVTQKWARELGISVVCSLEVEPLGTAGPLALAREYLLQDDKPFFVFNADVICTFPLQKLLDFHLSHGREGTIAVTKVKDWRKYGVVVHDEVTGAIKQFVEKPPEFVGDRINAGIYIFNKSILNRIKLEKTSIERQVFPMMASDSQLSAFHLEGFWMDIGVPKDYIEGMGKYLDSLAGTSTEVGFSCDERRVSDRSYVLKGCVMIHPTAKIGEGSVIGPHVSIGPGCVIGPCCRIQRTAILDNSTVGRGTLIESSIVGWNGRIGSWCRIVNDTVLGEDVRVDDGKYLNGVKVLPNKEITQNHPEPEVVM; this is translated from the coding sequence ATGAGGGCCGTCATTCTTGTTGGAGGATATGGCACCAGGCTGCGGCCGCTAACCCTTACCACACCGAAGCCCTTGGTACCATTCTGTAACAAATCCATAACCCTCCGGCAACTGGAAGCACTCCGTGACGTTGGCGTTACACAGGTGGTGTTAGCGGTGGCTTATCGGTCAGAGGTGATGGCGGAAGTTACCCAGAAATGGGCACGAGAGCTCGGCATTTCCGTCGTATGTTCCCTGGAGGTGGAGCCACTTGGCACCGCTGGGCCGCTGGCTCTTGCTCGGGAGTACCTTTTGCAGGACGACAAACCGTTCTTCGTCTTCAACGCCGATGTTATCTGCACTTTTCCGCTTCAGAAGCTTCTCGATTTCCATCTGAGTCACGGGAGGGAAGGAACCATTGCGGTGACGAAGGTGAAGGATTGGAGAAAATATGGGGTCGTGGTGCACGACGAGGTCACGGGTGCAATCAAGCAATTTGTGGAGAAGCCCCCCGAGTTCGTTGGAGACAGGATAAACGCCggcatatacatatttaaCAAAAGCATCCTTAACCGCATCAAGCTAGAGAAGACGTCCATCGAGCGACAAGTGTTTCCAATGATGGCAAGCGATTCACAACTAAGTGCTTTTCACCTTGAGGGGTTTTGGATGGATATCGGTGTGCCAAAGGACTACATAGAAGGTATGGGTAAGTATCTTGATTCACTTGCTGGTACGTCGACCGAAGTGGGGTTCAGCTGTGATGAGCGCAGGGTATCCGATCGGAGCTACGTGCTCAAGGGCTGTGTGATGATTCACCCCACGGCGAAAATTGGTGAGGGATCCGTTATCGGTCCGCACGTTTCGATCGGACCAGGTTGCGTCATTGGGCCCTGCTGCCGCATCCAGCGTACCGCCATACTGGATAACAGCACTGTTGGTCGCGGGACTCTAATAGAGTCCAGCATCGTGGGATGGAATGGAAGGATTGGTTCGTGGTGCAGGATAGTCAACGATACGGTACTTGGTGAGGATGTCCGTGTGGATGATGGAAAGTACCTGAATGGTGTTAAAGTGCTTCCAAACAAGGAAATTACCCAAAATCACCCCGAACCAGAAGTGGTCATGTAA